A window of the Cucurbita pepo subsp. pepo cultivar mu-cu-16 chromosome LG01, ASM280686v2, whole genome shotgun sequence genome harbors these coding sequences:
- the LOC111793287 gene encoding G-type lectin S-receptor-like serine/threonine-protein kinase At1g34300 produces MSLLLALSALFLLFFTSPAASQSPPNPRNFSAFSISQSPWRPTQNLLLLSPNSLFAAGFRQLPKNSNLFLFSVWYFNISTDAVVWSANRLSPVNRSASLTISASGQLRLDDGSGRNLWPSNAVSVNSNSTQLILRNDGDLIYATWESFQFPTNTILPNQTLNGTTIVSNNGKYAFEKSVNLTFDKLMYWNSGNPFKDFEKNGKINRDNQNAIYPNDYNTTRLRKLVVDDDGNLKIFSFNPIPRRWDVVWQAHVELCQIYGTCGSNSICMSSGSYNSTYCVCAPGFSPDPRGGARRGCRRKLNISKKVKFLPLDFVNFRGGVQQISLQTPNISVCEANCLKNSSCVGYTFTYDGSSQCGLQLDNLSNGLWSPGMKIAAFVKVDNSETDRSNFTGMMYKLQSTCPIRISLRPPPDNTDNTTRNIWIIVTIFIAELISGAVFFCAFLKRFIKYRDMARTLGLESLPAGGPKRFTYDELKTATNDFSNSVGKGGFGEVFKGELPDKRVIAVKCLKNITGGDGDFWSEVTIIARMHHLNLLRLWGFCAEKGQRMLVYEYIPNGSLDKFLFTKPPPSDSTDTEQETVSLDWGIRYRIAIGVARAIAYLHEECLEWVLHRDIKPENILLDNDFCPKLSDFGLSKLRKNDETAVSMSRIRGTPGYVAPELVKLGSHSITPKADVYSFGMVLLEIISGTRNFDTKGLAVESAFWYFPSWAFEKAFVEEKIEEVLDSRIRNQYDSGAHFGIVNRMVQTAMWCLHNQPEMRPPMGKVVKMLEGKLEIPLPEKPSIYFLSEGLEGHKQPMGDVVQSVNSIDRTELEYSSTSQSF; encoded by the coding sequence ATGTCTCTCCTTCTCGCCCTCTCTgctcttttccttctcttcttcacATCTCCGGCTGCTTCCCAGTCGCCGCCGAATCCCCGCAATTTCTCCGCCTTCTCAATCTCTCAATCCCCATGGCGTCCAACCCAAAATCTCCTTCTTCTTTCCCCCAATTCCCTTTTCGCCGCCGGCTTCCGGCAACTCCCAAAAAACTCcaatctcttcctcttctctgtTTGGTACTTCAACATCTCGACAGACGCTGTCGTTTGGTCTGCCAATCGTCTTTCTCCTGTCAACCGTTCGGCGTCTCTCACCATCTCCGCTTCAGGCCAGCTCCGTCTTGATGACGGCTCCGGCCGCAATCTCTGGCCTTCAAACGCTGTTTCAGTGAATTCAAATTCGACCCAATTAATCCTTCGCAATGATGGTGATTTGATTTATGCTACATGGGAAAGCTTCCAATTCCCTACCAACACCATTTTGCCCAATCAGACATTGAACGGAACCACCATAGTCTCCAACAACGGCAAATATGCGTTTGAGAAATCCGTGAATTTGACGTTTGATAAATTGATGTACTGGAATTCCGGCAACCCCTTTAAGGATTTTGAAAAGAATGGCAAAATCAACAGAGACAATCAAAACGCGATTTACCCAAATGATTATAACACGACCCGGCTGAGGAAATTGGTTGTCGACGATGACGGGAACCTCAAGATTTTCAGCTTCAACCCGATTCCCCGGCGGTGGGATGTGGTTTGGCAAGCGCACGTAGAGTTGTGTCAGATCTATGGTACTTGTGGCTCAAATTCTATCTGTATGAGTAGTGGCAGTTACAATTCCACCTACTGCGTCTGCGCTCCCGGATTCAGCCCTGATCCTCGTGGCGGAGCACGGCGAGGATGCCGTCGGAAACTCAACATATCGAAGAAAGTTAAGTTTCTTCCGCTcgattttgtaaatttcagaGGTGGGGTTCAACAAATCTCCCTGCAAACCCCAAATATTTCAGTCTGTGAAGCGAATTGCTTGAAGAATTCGAGCTGCGTGGGGTATACATTCACCTACGACGGCAGCTCCCAGTGTGGACTTCAGCTAGACAATTTGTCGAACGGGTTGTGGTCGCCAGGAATGAAGATAGCTGCCTTTGTAAAGGTCGACAATTCGGAAACAGATCGGTCAAATTTCACTGGAATGATGTACAAACTCCAATCGACATGCCCAATCCGCATCAGCCTCCGGCCGCCGCCGGACAACACAGACAACACCACCAGAAACATATGGATAATCGTCACCATATTCATCGCGGAACTAATTTCCGGAGCGGTTTTCTTCTGTGCATTCTTGAAGAGATTTATAAAATACAGAGACATGGCTCGCACGCTTGGTCTAGAATCACTCCCCGCCGGTGGGCCGAAACGGTTCACTTACGACGAGCTGAAAACAGCCACCAACGACTTCTCGAACAGCGTCGGAAAAGGGGGATTTGGCGAAGTCTTCAAAGGGGAGTTGCCGGACAAACGTGTCATCGCCGTTAAGTGCTTGAAGAACATCACTGGCGGCGATGGCGACTTTTGGTCAGAAGTCACCATCATCGCCAGAATGCACCATCTCAATTTGCTTCGATTGTGGGGATTCTGCGCCGAGAAGGGTCAAAGAATGTTAGTCTATGAGTACATCCCCAATGGATCCCTCGACAAATTCCTCTTCACCAAGCCTCCACCGTCCGATTCGACCGATACAGAGCAAGAAACGGTATCTCTCGATTGGGGTATCCGATACCGAATCGCCATTGGAGTCGCCAGAGCAATCGCATACCTACACGAGGAATGTCTCGAATGGGTGCTACACCGAGACATAAAACCCGAAAACATCCTTCTAGACAACGATTTCTGCCCGAAATTATCCGATTTCGGGCTGTCTAAACTGAGGAAAAACGACGAGACGGCGGTGAGTATGTCTCGAATCAGAGGGACGCCCGGTTACGTGGCGCCAGAGCTCGTGAAATTGGGTTCGCATTCGATCACGCCAAAGGCGGATGTGTACAGTTTCGGAATGGTGCTACTCGAGATTATCAGTGGGACCAGAAATTTCGATACGAAAGGATTAGCGGTGGAGAGCGCATTTTGGTACTTCCCGAGTTGGGCGTTCGAGAAAGCGTTCGTGGAAGAGAAAATCGAGGAAGTTTTGGACAGTCGGATTAGGAATCAGTACGACAGTGGAGCCCATTTCGGCATTGTTAATCGTATGGTGCAGACAGCGATGTGGTGCCTTCATAACCAGCCCGAGATGAGGCCGCCGATGGGGAAGGTCGTCAAGATGTTGGAAGGGAAGTTGGAGATTCCACTTCCAGAAAAGCCCTCAATTTACTTTCTTTCAGAAGGGCTGGAAGGTCATAAACAGCCTATGGGCGATGTGGTCCAGTCGGTCAATTCAATAGATCGCACCGAACTTGAATATAGTTCAACTAGTCAAAGCTTCTGA